A window of Candidatus Eisenbacteria bacterium genomic DNA:
ACATTGCAGTATTTCAGTCAGGAGTCGAAGTTCAGACAAGGAAGGTTTTGCTTTTAAGGTGAGGTGGTTCGGCAGGACTATCTGAGCAGCACGGCTTTTCTTACTGCGGTTCCTTCTTTTGAAGAAAGCCTCACGAAATAGATTCCGTGCGGAAGAAGTCTTCCGCCGTCATCTCTCCCATTCCAGCCGATAGAGTGCCGCCCTTTCACAACTTCCTTATTAAGAAGCGTCCTCACAAGTCTCCCCTCTGCGCTAAAGACGTGGAGTGAGACCTTCGTGTGTCCCGGAACGGCAAACGAAATCTGAGTCATGGGTTCAAACGGATTCGGGAAATTCTGCAGCAGCTCAAAGTTTTCGGCAGTCAGCGTCTGGGTCGCGCCCGCCTCTGTTGCAGATCCGACAGCAAACAGACTGTCGCTTGTATCAGATGACGAATTCAGCCACTTGTCATAGGCTACGATTTTCACGATACAGCTTTCTGAAGGCGCATCCGGAGTGGTCCACAAGAACAGCGGTGAGTTCGAAAGGCCGGACGCAATAGTGCCCGGGGAAGCTCAGGCCTCCGTTACGGGACAGGAAGATGCT
This region includes:
- a CDS encoding FlgD immunoglobulin-like domain containing protein — its product is MKIVAYDKWLNSSSDTSDSLFAVGSATEAGATQTLTAENFELLQNFPNPFEPMTQISFAVPGHTKVSLHVFSAEGRLVRTLLNKEVVKGRHSIGWNGRDDGGRLLPHGIYFVRLSSKEGTAVRKAVLLR